One segment of Desulfosudis oleivorans Hxd3 DNA contains the following:
- a CDS encoding SRPBCC domain-containing protein: protein MGQEQPALTLKSFLDTRRHSMFKKEIHTEIDIDAKPDVVWNVLVDLAAYPEWNPMVKEAGGAVQAGQRLCLRYHPEGQKSRIFKPLLLVVLPGRELRWQGQPGIRFLLESEHIYLLKETTGGKTHLDHDMVFWGLLIPPVKNLIDKTIRGPFNDLNRALKLRAEGMGTN, encoded by the coding sequence GTGGGTCAGGAACAACCTGCTTTGACCCTAAAATCTTTCTTAGACACAAGAAGACACAGCATGTTTAAAAAAGAAATCCATACCGAAATTGATATTGACGCAAAACCGGATGTCGTCTGGAACGTGCTTGTGGACCTTGCCGCCTATCCGGAATGGAACCCCATGGTTAAAGAAGCCGGCGGCGCGGTTCAGGCCGGGCAGCGGCTTTGCTTGCGTTATCACCCGGAAGGGCAGAAAAGCCGCATATTCAAACCGTTGCTGCTGGTCGTCCTTCCCGGCAGGGAGCTGAGATGGCAAGGTCAGCCCGGTATCCGCTTTCTGCTTGAAAGTGAGCATATCTATCTGCTGAAAGAGACGACCGGCGGAAAAACTCATCTCGATCACGATATGGTATTTTGGGGGCTGCTGATCCCCCCGGTGAAAAATCTCATTGATAAAACGATACGGGGCCCTTTCAACGACCTGAACAGGGCCCTCAAGCTCAGGGCGGAAGGGATGGGCACCAACTGA
- a CDS encoding NHL repeat-containing protein, with translation MPGFETGKAAFMLKKSIKIAAISFLVLVGLVVLLVAAGVVNTLYLTKGISGGANGIFFDKNDRLYIASVLGGAVHVMDTGTGEILETLSKEESVDGPDDVEVTPGGDIYYTDILQGNICRRAADGDVTKQHIATGVNSIAISKEGRVFVGLAILGDALYEVDPDLKKPPRLVSGARGQFNGSDFGPDGRLYTALNLAGKIVSTNVDADNPVTTELETDIQTVATGLPTVAGVKFNAKGELYASTFLGNIWKIEPATGARELVADVGCIGIDNIAIDSRDIVFVSNTLNGLIYEVLPDGGTRPVNKKGGGSDPA, from the coding sequence TTGCCCGGATTCGAAACAGGTAAAGCCGCTTTTATGCTAAAAAAATCAATAAAAATAGCCGCCATCTCTTTTCTGGTCCTGGTCGGGCTTGTAGTTCTCCTGGTGGCAGCAGGGGTTGTAAATACCCTGTATCTGACAAAAGGAATAAGCGGCGGTGCAAACGGCATCTTTTTTGACAAGAATGACCGTCTTTACATTGCCTCTGTTCTGGGCGGCGCTGTTCATGTTATGGACACCGGAACCGGAGAGATCCTGGAAACCCTGAGCAAAGAAGAAAGTGTGGACGGGCCGGATGACGTGGAGGTTACACCCGGTGGCGACATATATTATACAGACATTTTGCAGGGGAACATTTGCCGACGTGCTGCCGATGGTGATGTTACAAAACAGCATATCGCCACCGGGGTAAACTCAATTGCGATATCAAAAGAGGGCAGGGTTTTTGTCGGGCTGGCAATTTTAGGCGATGCTTTATATGAAGTTGATCCTGATTTGAAAAAGCCGCCCCGCCTTGTTTCCGGCGCCCGGGGGCAATTCAATGGATCGGATTTCGGGCCGGACGGCCGTTTATATACCGCCTTGAACCTTGCGGGAAAGATTGTTTCCACCAATGTGGATGCCGACAATCCGGTCACAACCGAACTTGAAACTGATATTCAAACGGTGGCCACAGGGTTACCGACGGTGGCTGGCGTTAAATTCAATGCCAAAGGGGAATTGTATGCCTCCACATTTCTGGGCAATATCTGGAAAATAGAGCCTGCTACCGGGGCCAGAGAGCTGGTGGCGGATGTCGGCTGTATCGGCATAGATAATATAGCCATTGACTCCAGGGACATCGTATTTGTATCAAACACATTAAACGGACTGATCTATGAGGTACTGCCGGACGGGGGAACAAGACCCGTTAACAAAAAAGGCGGGGGCAGCGACCCGGCATGA
- a CDS encoding cyclophilin-like fold protein produces the protein MTKKQIMLDFGGLVLEAELFDTAIAKRFEAHLPYTVSLTQWGEELYGSVGIDLGEENPVPDIPAGGIAYSRRGNYVCIFFGQTPAWPVEHIGRIAGDQWERLVENPGLDAVTIR, from the coding sequence ATGACCAAAAAACAGATAATGCTTGATTTCGGCGGCCTTGTACTTGAGGCGGAACTGTTTGACACCGCCATTGCAAAAAGATTCGAGGCGCATCTGCCTTATACGGTCAGCCTGACGCAATGGGGTGAGGAGCTGTACGGATCTGTCGGCATCGACCTTGGCGAAGAAAACCCGGTGCCCGATATTCCGGCAGGCGGCATCGCCTACAGCAGGCGCGGCAACTACGTGTGCATCTTTTTCGGCCAGACCCCGGCCTGGCCGGTGGAGCACATCGGCCGGATTGCGGGCGACCAGTGGGAACGGCTTGTGGAAAACCCGGGCCTGGATGCCGTGACGATCCGGTAG
- a CDS encoding ferredoxin, with protein sequence MKARVTSQCMGDRNCNKLCPEVFKYDEDQLLSVVQFDVIPEKYEALVRQAAEECGAEAIELEE encoded by the coding sequence ATGAAAGCACGCGTTACCAGCCAGTGCATGGGGGACCGGAACTGCAACAAGCTCTGCCCCGAGGTGTTCAAGTATGATGAAGACCAGCTGCTGTCCGTGGTCCAGTTTGACGTAATCCCTGAAAAATACGAGGCCCTGGTGCGCCAGGCCGCTGAAGAGTGCGGCGCCGAGGCCATTGAACTCGAAGAGTAG
- the rbr gene encoding rubrerythrin, with amino-acid sequence MGKFRDSQTARNLMLSFAGESQARNRYTYFARQAFEEGFVQIAEIFEETADQECEHALRFFKFFNGGEMEITGSFPAGVIQDTHDNLVAAADGERFEHSELYPGFARIAREEGFERAADTWDAISVSERQHEKRYRDLAANILADRVFSREKPAVWRCRNCGYLHTGTEAPAKCPACVMPQGYFELLGENW; translated from the coding sequence ATGGGAAAATTTCGTGACAGCCAGACCGCCCGCAACCTGATGCTTTCCTTTGCCGGCGAGTCCCAGGCCAGAAACCGGTACACCTATTTCGCGCGCCAGGCCTTTGAAGAGGGGTTTGTTCAGATTGCCGAGATCTTTGAAGAGACCGCGGACCAGGAGTGCGAGCACGCCCTGCGGTTTTTCAAGTTTTTCAACGGCGGAGAGATGGAAATTACCGGCAGCTTTCCCGCCGGCGTGATTCAGGATACCCATGACAACCTGGTGGCCGCGGCGGACGGCGAACGGTTTGAACACAGTGAGCTGTATCCCGGCTTTGCCCGGATCGCCCGGGAAGAAGGGTTTGAGCGGGCCGCTGACACATGGGACGCCATCAGCGTGTCTGAGCGGCAGCACGAGAAACGCTACCGGGACCTGGCCGCCAACATTTTGGCTGACCGCGTGTTCTCACGGGAAAAACCGGCCGTGTGGCGCTGCCGGAACTGCGGCTACCTGCACACCGGCACCGAAGCCCCGGCAAAATGCCCGGCCTGCGTCATGCCCCAGGGCTATTTCGAGCTGCTGGGCGAAAACTGGTAG
- a CDS encoding FAD-binding oxidoreductase: MSKQAEKTPEWISTPPKPGTYRSILKWGAPDGFKHPSAGFLKVIQQTLGLSDADLKRGPDTGDQPVKHDIPCRLSSDDMAALAAIVGEQNIATDDYSRVLHSSGKAMEDLIQLRTGRAEHVADCVVHPRDKKDVAAIVAYCHQKKVPARVYGGGSSVTLGLDGVGGGVTLVMGTHMNRVIEFNEANQTITVEAGIMGPAYEELLNNAPDRFGASHRYTGGHFPQSFEYSSVGGWVVTLGSGQLSSYYGDAYDLVVSQEYVTPVGSFKTLDYPGTATGPKVNDIMKGSEGCFGVLVGLTMKVFRYMPENTRRFSYMFPDWESAVKAARNISQGEFGMPSVLRISDVEETDVAMNMYGIAGTPADTFLRLRGMKPGRRCLMLGQADGEKGFAANVKKKVGRVCRACGGIYLTTYPASKWFASRFKDPYMREDLNDIGILIDTLETSVTWDNLHHVHQGVRKYIKDRVRAVCMTHSSHFYAQGTNLYFIFIMPMAGAEEFRTFQRGIIDAIVEHGGSLSHHHGVGRMMGPKMERHLGAEQMEVLRALKRHFDPHNIMNPGGTLGLDG; this comes from the coding sequence ATGAGCAAGCAGGCGGAAAAAACTCCGGAGTGGATCAGCACCCCGCCCAAACCCGGCACCTATCGGTCGATTTTAAAGTGGGGCGCGCCGGACGGGTTCAAACATCCCAGCGCCGGGTTTTTGAAGGTGATTCAGCAGACATTGGGGCTGTCGGACGCCGACCTGAAGCGCGGGCCCGACACCGGGGACCAGCCGGTGAAACACGACATTCCCTGCCGTCTCTCTTCCGATGACATGGCCGCCCTGGCCGCCATCGTGGGAGAGCAGAACATCGCCACGGACGACTACAGCCGGGTGCTGCATTCGTCCGGCAAGGCCATGGAAGACCTGATTCAGCTCCGGACCGGCAGGGCCGAACACGTGGCCGACTGCGTGGTGCATCCCAGGGATAAAAAGGATGTGGCCGCCATTGTGGCCTACTGCCATCAAAAAAAGGTTCCGGCGCGTGTTTACGGCGGCGGCAGTTCGGTCACGCTGGGCCTGGACGGCGTGGGCGGCGGCGTGACCCTGGTCATGGGCACCCACATGAACCGGGTGATCGAATTTAATGAAGCCAACCAGACCATCACCGTGGAGGCGGGCATCATGGGGCCTGCCTACGAGGAGCTGCTGAACAACGCGCCTGATCGGTTCGGCGCCAGCCACCGTTACACCGGGGGCCACTTTCCCCAGTCTTTTGAATACTCCTCCGTGGGCGGCTGGGTGGTTACCCTTGGGTCGGGCCAGCTCTCCTCCTATTACGGTGATGCATACGACCTGGTGGTCAGCCAGGAGTATGTGACACCTGTCGGGTCGTTTAAGACGCTGGATTATCCGGGCACGGCCACAGGCCCCAAGGTCAATGACATCATGAAGGGCAGCGAAGGATGTTTCGGCGTGCTGGTGGGCCTGACCATGAAGGTGTTCCGGTATATGCCGGAAAACACCCGGCGGTTTTCCTACATGTTTCCGGACTGGGAATCGGCGGTGAAAGCGGCCCGGAACATCAGCCAGGGGGAGTTCGGCATGCCCTCGGTGCTGCGCATCTCCGACGTTGAGGAGACCGACGTGGCCATGAACATGTACGGCATTGCCGGAACCCCGGCCGACACCTTTCTGCGCCTTCGCGGCATGAAACCCGGCCGGCGCTGCCTGATGCTGGGCCAGGCCGACGGTGAAAAGGGGTTTGCCGCCAACGTGAAGAAAAAGGTCGGCCGTGTGTGCAGGGCCTGCGGCGGCATCTACCTGACCACCTACCCGGCGAGCAAGTGGTTTGCCTCCCGCTTCAAAGACCCCTACATGCGCGAAGACCTGAACGATATCGGCATTCTTATCGACACACTGGAGACGTCGGTCACATGGGACAACCTGCACCATGTCCACCAGGGTGTGCGCAAATACATAAAAGACCGGGTCAGGGCCGTCTGCATGACCCATTCTTCCCATTTTTACGCCCAGGGCACCAATCTTTATTTTATCTTTATCATGCCCATGGCCGGGGCTGAAGAGTTCCGGACGTTTCAGCGCGGCATCATCGACGCCATCGTGGAACACGGCGGCTCCTTGAGCCATCATCACGGCGTGGGCCGCATGATGGGCCCGAAAATGGAACGCCACCTGGGCGCGGAGCAGATGGAAGTGCTGCGGGCCCTCAAGCGTCACTTTGACCCGCACAACATCATGAATCCCGGCGGCACCCTGGGGCTGGATGGATAG
- a CDS encoding FGGY-family carbohydrate kinase yields MTPSKDTAVLLAVDCGTQSLRTLLFSDTGNLLARVQVEYAPYVSPAPGWAEQDPEIYWNSLCEACNRLKAEHPDHMKNVSGVGVTSQRASMINVDAAGKPLRPAIIWLDQRKAQPPFVPRHVIKLALKLAGMYHNVLDIQAEGKCNWIRQNQPDIWAATAKYLQVSGFLNFRLTGRFADSVASQIGHLPFNYKKMRWTKKPDLPALFFPVEPDKLAELVPPGQALGRITRAASQQTGIPENVPVIACGSDKGCETIGAGVVDTSMVSLSFGTTATVQTTSGRYFEPIRFMPPYPAPIPGHYNPEVEIFRGFWMITWFKNEFAFQEVMEAKEKGIAAEVVLNRHLEKTAPGSMGLVVQPYWSPGLQKPSAKGAMIGFGDVHTKAHIYRSVIEGLGFGLMEGLEQMEKAGKFFAEKAAVSGGASQSDEICRITADIFNRPMVKVQTHETSGLGAAIVTAAGLGVYSSVQAAAAAMIKPQVVFEPDPDHVDIYRNLYDRVYKKMFAALNPLYEEIRDITGYPA; encoded by the coding sequence ATGACGCCATCCAAAGACACCGCCGTTCTGCTGGCCGTGGACTGCGGCACACAGAGCCTTCGCACGCTTCTTTTTTCCGACACCGGAAACCTGCTGGCCAGGGTTCAGGTGGAGTATGCGCCTTATGTAAGCCCGGCGCCGGGCTGGGCCGAGCAGGATCCGGAAATCTACTGGAACAGCCTGTGCGAGGCCTGTAACCGGCTGAAGGCGGAACATCCGGACCACATGAAAAACGTCTCCGGTGTCGGCGTGACCTCCCAGCGCGCCAGCATGATCAACGTGGATGCGGCGGGCAAACCCCTGCGGCCCGCCATCATCTGGCTGGACCAGCGAAAGGCCCAGCCGCCCTTTGTTCCCCGGCATGTGATTAAACTGGCGCTCAAGCTGGCCGGCATGTACCATAACGTGCTGGACATTCAGGCCGAGGGAAAGTGCAACTGGATTCGGCAGAACCAGCCCGATATCTGGGCTGCCACGGCCAAATACCTTCAGGTGTCGGGGTTTTTAAATTTTCGCCTCACCGGCCGGTTCGCCGATTCGGTGGCCTCCCAGATCGGCCACCTTCCTTTCAATTATAAGAAGATGCGGTGGACGAAAAAACCGGATCTGCCGGCCCTGTTTTTTCCGGTGGAACCCGACAAGCTGGCCGAGCTGGTGCCCCCGGGCCAGGCGCTGGGCCGCATTACCAGAGCGGCGTCTCAGCAGACCGGCATTCCCGAAAACGTGCCGGTGATTGCCTGCGGGTCGGACAAGGGGTGCGAAACCATCGGTGCCGGCGTGGTGGACACCTCCATGGTGAGCCTGAGCTTCGGCACCACGGCCACGGTGCAGACCACGTCCGGCAGGTATTTTGAACCCATTCGGTTTATGCCGCCCTATCCGGCACCCATTCCTGGCCATTACAACCCGGAAGTGGAAATTTTCCGGGGATTCTGGATGATCACCTGGTTTAAAAACGAGTTTGCCTTTCAGGAGGTGATGGAGGCAAAGGAGAAGGGCATTGCCGCTGAAGTGGTGTTGAATCGCCACCTGGAAAAGACCGCGCCCGGCTCCATGGGCCTGGTGGTGCAGCCCTACTGGAGTCCCGGCCTGCAGAAACCGTCGGCCAAGGGTGCCATGATCGGTTTTGGTGATGTTCACACCAAGGCCCACATCTACCGGTCGGTGATCGAGGGGCTGGGGTTCGGTCTGATGGAAGGGCTTGAGCAGATGGAAAAGGCCGGAAAGTTTTTTGCCGAAAAAGCCGCGGTTTCAGGCGGGGCATCCCAGAGCGACGAAATCTGCAGGATCACGGCGGACATATTCAACCGGCCCATGGTCAAGGTGCAGACCCACGAGACATCGGGCCTGGGCGCCGCCATTGTCACGGCCGCGGGCCTGGGTGTGTATTCGTCGGTTCAGGCGGCGGCTGCGGCCATGATCAAGCCCCAGGTCGTGTTCGAGCCCGACCCCGACCACGTGGATATCTATCGCAACCTGTACGACCGGGTTTATAAAAAAATGTTTGCGGCCTTAAACCCGCTCTACGAGGAGATTCGTGACATTACGGGATACCCGGCGTAA